Proteins co-encoded in one Flavobacterium sp. M31R6 genomic window:
- the rplJ gene encoding 50S ribosomal protein L10, which produces MTREEKSIAIEDLTAQLAGTNIIYVSDISGLDAETTSNLRRACFKAGIKLEVVKNTLLAKAMEASDNDYGDLPSVLTGNSAIFISDVANAPGKIIKDFRKKSAKPVLKGAYINSEIYLGDDQLDALATIKSKEELIGEIIGLLQSPAQRVISALQNQFAGSEEAEA; this is translated from the coding sequence ATGACTAGAGAAGAAAAATCAATCGCGATTGAAGATTTAACTGCACAGTTAGCTGGTACAAACATTATTTATGTATCTGATATTTCTGGGTTAGACGCAGAAACAACTTCAAACTTGAGAAGAGCTTGTTTTAAAGCAGGTATTAAATTAGAGGTAGTGAAAAACACTTTGCTTGCAAAAGCAATGGAAGCTTCAGATAATGATTATGGAGATTTACCTTCTGTATTGACAGGTAATAGTGCTATATTTATTTCAGATGTTGCAAACGCACCTGGAAAAATCATCAAAGATTTTAGAAAAAAATCTGCAAAACCTGTATTGAAAGGGGCTTATATCAATTCTGAAATTTACCTTGGTGATGATCAATTAGATGCATTAGCAACTATTAAATCTAAAGAAGAGCTTATCGGTGAAATCATCGGATTGTTACAATCACCAGCTCAAAGAGTTATTTCTGCTTTACAAAACCAATTCGCTGGTAGCGAAGAGGCTGAAGCATAA
- a CDS encoding peptide chain release factor 3, producing MSFLKEIQRRRTFGIISHPDAGKTTLTEKLLLFGGAIQEAGAVKNNKIKKGATSDFMEIERQRGISVSTSVLAFNYKEKKINILDTPGHKDFAEDTFRTLTAVDSVIVVIDVAKGVEEQTEKLVAVCRMRKIPIIVFINKLDREGKDAFDLMDEVEQKLGLTVTPLSFPIGMGYDFQGIYNLWEQNINLFSGDSRKNIEETIAFSDVQNPELEKIIGQKPADRLREELELIDEVYPKFDRQDYLDGKLQPVFFGSALNNFGVRELLDCFVAIAPSPRPKDSETRLVDPKEEKMTGFVFKIHANMDPKHRDRLAFIKIVSGTFERNKPYYHVRQKKNLKFSSPNAFFAEKKEIVDISYPGDIVGLHDTGNFKIGDTLTEGEIMSFKGIPSFSPEHFRYINNADPMKAKQLDKGVDQLMDEGVAQLFTLEMNNRKVIGTVGALQYEVIQYRLEHEYGAKCTYENFPVHKACWVKPDDAKNEEFKEFKRIKQKFLAKDKYNQLVFLADSDFTIQMTQSKYPSVKLFFTSEFD from the coding sequence ATGAGTTTTTTAAAAGAAATACAAAGACGACGCACTTTTGGGATTATTTCACACCCCGATGCCGGAAAAACAACACTAACTGAAAAATTACTTCTTTTTGGAGGAGCTATTCAAGAAGCTGGTGCGGTTAAAAATAATAAAATAAAAAAAGGAGCGACGAGCGATTTCATGGAAATTGAGCGTCAGAGAGGAATTTCTGTTTCCACTTCTGTTTTGGCCTTTAATTACAAAGAAAAAAAAATAAACATTCTTGACACACCTGGTCACAAGGATTTTGCTGAAGACACCTTTAGAACGTTAACTGCTGTTGATAGTGTAATTGTTGTAATTGATGTCGCTAAAGGTGTCGAAGAACAAACAGAAAAACTGGTTGCCGTATGTAGAATGCGTAAAATCCCAATCATTGTTTTTATCAATAAATTAGACCGTGAAGGAAAAGACGCATTTGACTTAATGGACGAAGTGGAACAAAAACTTGGATTAACAGTTACTCCACTAAGTTTCCCAATCGGAATGGGGTATGACTTTCAGGGTATTTACAATCTTTGGGAACAAAATATCAATTTATTTAGTGGTGATAGTCGAAAAAACATTGAAGAAACAATCGCTTTCTCTGATGTTCAAAATCCTGAATTAGAAAAAATAATTGGTCAAAAACCTGCTGATCGTTTACGTGAGGAATTAGAATTAATAGACGAAGTTTATCCAAAATTTGATCGCCAAGATTATTTGGACGGTAAATTACAACCTGTCTTTTTTGGCTCTGCCTTAAATAATTTTGGAGTTCGAGAATTGTTAGATTGTTTTGTAGCTATCGCGCCATCGCCTAGACCAAAAGATTCCGAAACTAGACTAGTTGACCCAAAAGAAGAAAAAATGACTGGATTTGTATTTAAAATCCATGCCAACATGGATCCTAAACACAGAGACCGTTTGGCATTTATAAAAATCGTTTCCGGTACTTTTGAAAGAAACAAACCTTACTATCATGTTCGCCAGAAAAAGAACTTGAAATTCTCAAGTCCAAATGCTTTTTTTGCTGAGAAAAAAGAAATAGTTGACATCTCATATCCTGGAGACATCGTTGGATTACACGATACTGGAAATTTCAAAATTGGCGATACTTTGACCGAGGGAGAAATCATGAGTTTCAAAGGAATTCCAAGTTTTTCTCCTGAGCACTTTAGATACATCAATAATGCCGATCCAATGAAAGCCAAACAGCTTGACAAAGGAGTCGATCAATTAATGGATGAAGGTGTAGCTCAATTATTCACATTAGAAATGAACAATCGAAAAGTTATTGGAACCGTCGGAGCGTTACAATATGAAGTTATTCAATACCGATTGGAGCACGAATACGGTGCAAAATGTACCTATGAAAATTTCCCAGTTCACAAAGCCTGTTGGGTAAAACCTGATGATGCAAAGAATGAAGAGTTTAAAGAATTCAAACGCATAAAGCAAAAATTTCTAGCAAAAGACAAATACAATCAATTAGTATTTCTTGCGGATTCTGATTTTACCATTCAAATGACACAAAGTAAATACCCAAGTGTTAAATTATTTTTCACCTCTGAATTTGATTAA
- the rpoB gene encoding DNA-directed RNA polymerase subunit beta: MITNQTERLNFASTKNIPDYPDFLDVQVKSFKDFFQLETKSDERGDEGLYNTFMENFPITDTRNNFVLEFLDYFVDPPRYTIQECIERGLTYSVPLKARLKLYCTDPEHEDFETIVQDVYLGTIPYMTPSGTFVINGAERVVVSQLHRSPGVFFGQSFHANGTKLYSARVIPFKGSWIEFSTDINSVMYAYIDRKKKLPVTTLFRAIGFERDKDILEIFDLAEEIKVSKTGLKKYIGRKLAARVLNTWHEDFVDEDTGEVVSIERNEIILDRDTIIDKDNVEEIIDSNVKSILLHKEDNNLVDYSIIHNTLQKDPTNSEKEAVEHIYRQLRNAEPPDEETARGIIDKLFFSDQRYNLGEVGRYRINKKLGLDTPMEKQVLTKEDIITIVKYLIELINSKAEIDDIDHLSNRRVRTVGEQLSQQFGVGLARMARTIRERMNVRDNEVFTPIDLINAKTLSSVINSFFGTNQLSQFMDQTNPLAEITHKRRLSALGPGGLSRERAGFEVRDVHYTHYGRLCPIETPEGPNIGLISSLGVYAKVNGMGFIETPYRKVNNGVVDLESTPIYLSAEEEEGMLIAQANIKMDATGKITAENVIARQEGDFPVIDPSQVHYTDVAPNQIASISASLIPFLEHDDANRALMGSNMMRQAVPLIRPEAPIVGTGLERQVASDSRVLINAEGNGVVEYVDANIITIKYDRSEEERMVSFESDEKTYNLIKFRKTNQGTSINLKPIVRKGDRVIPGQVLSEGYATQNGELALGRNLKVAFMPWKGYNFEDAIVISEKVVRDDIFTSIHVDDYSLEVRDTKLGNEELTNDIPNVSEEATKDLDENGMIRIGAEVKPGDILIGKITPKGESDPTPEEKLLRAIFGDKAGDVKDASLKASPSLHGVVLDKKLFARAVKDKRKRTQDKDALGALEMEFEVKFVELKDKLIEKLFNIVNGKTSQGVMNDLGEEVLPKGKKYTQKMLYAVEDFAHLSKGQWVADDVTNKMVNDLIHNYKIKLNDLQGALRREKFTITVGDELPSGILKLAKVYIAKKRKLKVGDKMAGRHGNKGIVARIVRHEDMPFLEDGTPVDIVLNPLGVPSRMNIGQIYETVLGWAGMNLGRKFATPIFDGATLDQINELTDEAGVPRFGHTHLYDGGTGERFHQAATVGVIYMLKLGHMVDDKMHARSIGPYSLITQQPLGGKAQFGGQRFGEMEVWALEAYGASSTLREILTVKSDDVIGRAKTYEAIVKGESMPEPGLPESFNVLMHELKGLGLDIRLEE; encoded by the coding sequence ATGATAACAAATCAGACTGAAAGATTGAATTTTGCCTCTACAAAAAATATTCCTGATTATCCAGATTTTCTAGATGTTCAGGTAAAATCGTTTAAAGATTTTTTCCAATTGGAAACCAAATCTGACGAAAGAGGCGACGAAGGGTTATACAACACCTTCATGGAAAACTTTCCAATTACAGATACAAGAAATAACTTTGTTTTGGAATTCCTTGATTACTTTGTAGATCCGCCACGTTACACTATTCAAGAATGTATTGAAAGAGGTCTTACTTATAGTGTGCCTTTAAAAGCAAGGTTGAAACTATATTGTACCGATCCTGAACACGAAGATTTTGAAACTATTGTGCAAGATGTTTATCTTGGAACAATACCTTATATGACACCAAGTGGTACTTTTGTTATCAATGGAGCTGAGCGAGTTGTGGTTTCACAATTACACCGTTCTCCTGGTGTTTTCTTTGGACAGTCGTTCCATGCAAATGGAACAAAATTATATTCTGCCAGAGTTATTCCTTTTAAAGGATCTTGGATAGAATTTTCTACAGATATCAATAGCGTAATGTATGCTTATATCGACAGAAAGAAAAAATTACCTGTTACTACTTTATTCCGTGCAATTGGGTTCGAAAGAGATAAGGATATCCTTGAGATTTTTGACCTAGCTGAAGAAATTAAAGTTTCTAAAACAGGACTTAAAAAATATATTGGTAGAAAATTGGCCGCTCGTGTTTTGAATACATGGCATGAAGATTTCGTTGATGAAGATACTGGCGAAGTTGTTTCTATTGAACGTAACGAAATAATCCTTGATAGAGATACTATTATCGACAAAGATAATGTGGAAGAAATCATTGATTCAAACGTTAAATCTATTTTGTTGCATAAAGAAGATAATAATCTTGTTGATTATTCTATCATTCATAATACATTACAAAAAGATCCAACAAACTCTGAAAAAGAAGCTGTTGAGCATATCTACAGACAATTGCGTAACGCAGAACCGCCTGATGAAGAAACTGCTCGTGGTATTATAGATAAATTATTCTTCTCTGACCAACGTTACAACTTAGGTGAAGTAGGTCGTTATAGAATTAATAAAAAACTTGGTCTTGATACTCCAATGGAAAAGCAAGTGCTTACCAAAGAAGATATCATTACTATTGTTAAGTATTTGATTGAATTGATCAACTCTAAAGCTGAGATTGATGATATTGATCACTTATCGAACCGTCGTGTTAGAACAGTTGGAGAACAATTGTCTCAACAATTCGGTGTTGGTTTAGCACGTATGGCTAGAACCATTCGTGAGAGAATGAACGTTAGAGATAACGAGGTGTTTACACCAATAGATTTGATTAATGCTAAAACATTATCATCTGTTATCAACTCTTTCTTTGGAACAAACCAGTTGTCTCAATTTATGGATCAAACGAATCCATTGGCTGAGATTACGCACAAAAGAAGATTATCTGCGCTTGGACCAGGTGGACTTTCGAGAGAAAGAGCTGGATTTGAGGTTCGTGACGTTCACTATACGCACTATGGACGTTTATGTCCAATTGAAACTCCTGAGGGACCAAACATTGGTTTGATTTCTTCTCTTGGTGTTTATGCTAAAGTTAACGGAATGGGTTTCATTGAAACACCTTACCGTAAAGTAAATAATGGAGTTGTTGATTTAGAATCTACTCCTATTTATTTAAGTGCCGAAGAAGAAGAAGGAATGTTAATTGCACAAGCAAACATTAAAATGGATGCTACTGGTAAAATCACTGCCGAAAACGTAATTGCACGTCAAGAAGGTGATTTCCCTGTAATTGATCCTTCTCAAGTACATTATACAGACGTTGCGCCAAATCAAATTGCTTCGATTTCTGCATCTTTGATTCCTTTCTTGGAACATGATGATGCGAACAGAGCATTGATGGGATCAAACATGATGCGTCAGGCCGTACCATTGATACGCCCTGAAGCTCCAATTGTTGGTACCGGTTTAGAGCGTCAAGTAGCTTCAGATTCTAGAGTGTTAATAAACGCTGAAGGAAATGGAGTTGTTGAATACGTTGATGCAAATATCATCACTATTAAATACGATCGTTCTGAGGAAGAAAGAATGGTAAGTTTTGAATCTGATGAGAAAACCTACAACTTAATTAAATTTAGAAAAACCAATCAAGGAACAAGTATCAACCTTAAACCTATCGTAAGAAAAGGGGATAGAGTGATTCCTGGTCAAGTATTGTCTGAAGGATATGCTACTCAAAATGGAGAATTAGCTTTAGGTAGAAACCTTAAAGTTGCGTTTATGCCATGGAAAGGATACAACTTTGAGGATGCGATTGTTATTTCTGAAAAAGTGGTTCGTGACGATATCTTTACCTCTATTCACGTTGATGATTATTCATTAGAAGTTAGAGACACAAAATTAGGTAACGAAGAGTTAACGAATGATATACCAAACGTTTCTGAAGAAGCTACAAAAGATTTGGATGAAAACGGTATGATTAGAATTGGTGCCGAGGTTAAACCTGGTGACATTCTTATCGGTAAAATTACTCCAAAAGGGGAATCAGATCCTACTCCGGAAGAGAAATTGCTTCGTGCAATCTTCGGGGATAAAGCAGGTGATGTAAAAGATGCTTCATTAAAAGCCTCTCCTTCTTTACACGGTGTAGTTTTAGATAAAAAATTATTTGCAAGAGCAGTAAAAGACAAACGTAAACGTACTCAAGATAAAGATGCTTTAGGAGCACTTGAAATGGAGTTCGAAGTTAAGTTTGTTGAGCTTAAAGATAAATTGATTGAGAAACTTTTCAATATCGTAAACGGAAAAACTTCTCAAGGTGTAATGAATGATTTGGGTGAAGAAGTTTTACCAAAAGGTAAAAAATATACTCAAAAAATGCTTTATGCAGTTGAGGATTTCGCTCACTTAAGTAAAGGTCAATGGGTTGCAGATGATGTAACTAATAAAATGGTTAATGATTTGATTCATAACTATAAAATTAAATTGAACGATTTACAAGGTGCTTTACGTAGAGAGAAATTTACAATTACTGTTGGAGATGAATTGCCATCAGGAATTTTGAAATTAGCTAAAGTATATATAGCTAAGAAACGTAAACTGAAAGTTGGGGATAAAATGGCGGGACGTCACGGTAACAAAGGTATTGTTGCTCGTATTGTTCGTCATGAAGATATGCCTTTCCTTGAAGACGGAACACCGGTTGATATCGTGTTGAACCCACTTGGGGTACCTTCTCGTATGAACATCGGACAAATCTATGAAACAGTTTTAGGTTGGGCTGGTATGAATTTGGGTAGAAAATTTGCTACACCAATTTTTGACGGTGCAACTCTTGATCAAATCAATGAATTGACTGATGAAGCTGGAGTACCACGTTTTGGACATACACATCTTTATGATGGTGGTACTGGAGAGCGTTTCCATCAAGCAGCAACTGTGGGTGTAATTTACATGCTTAAATTAGGTCACATGGTTGATGATAAGATGCACGCACGTTCTATTGGTCCATACTCGTTGATTACTCAACAACCACTTGGAGGTAAAGCTCAATTTGGAGGTCAGCGTTTTGGAGAGATGGAGGTTTGGGCACTTGAAGCTTATGGAGCATCAAGTACACTTCGTGAAATCTTGACTGTTAAATCTGATGATGTTATAGGTAGAGCCAAAACTTACGAGGCAATCGTGAAAGGTGAGTCTATGCCAGAACCAGGATTACCAGAATCATTCAACGTATTGATGCATGAATTGAAAGGTCTTGGACTTGACATTCGTTTAGAAGAATAA
- the rplL gene encoding 50S ribosomal protein L7/L12, with product MADLKQFAEQLVNLTVKEVNELATILKDEYGIEPAAAAVVVAAGGSEGAAEEAQTEFTVVLKEAGASKLAVVKLVKELTGLGLKEAKDVVDSAPSNVKEGVTKEEAEGLKKSLEEAGAVVELK from the coding sequence ATGGCAGATTTGAAACAATTCGCAGAACAATTAGTTAATTTAACTGTAAAAGAAGTTAACGAATTAGCAACAATATTGAAAGATGAGTACGGTATCGAACCAGCTGCTGCAGCTGTAGTAGTTGCTGCTGGTGGTAGCGAAGGTGCTGCTGAAGAAGCTCAAACAGAATTTACAGTTGTATTGAAAGAAGCTGGTGCTTCTAAATTAGCTGTAGTAAAATTAGTTAAAGAACTTACAGGTTTAGGTTTGAAAGAAGCTAAAGATGTAGTTGATAGTGCTCCTAGCAATGTTAAAGAAGGTGTAACTAAAGAAGAAGCTGAAGGGCTTAAAAAATCTTTAGAAGAAGCTGGAGCTGTTGTTGAGCTTAAATAA
- a CDS encoding DUF3467 domain-containing protein, translating into MSNSKQQQEQINIELDEKVAEGIYSNLAIINHSSSEFVLDFVCIMPGVPKAKVKSRIVLTPQHAKRLLKALGENIHRFEVTHGEIKEVEQPAIPINFGPTGQA; encoded by the coding sequence ATGAGCAATTCTAAACAACAACAAGAGCAGATTAACATAGAATTAGATGAAAAAGTAGCTGAAGGTATTTATTCCAATTTAGCTATAATCAATCATTCTTCATCTGAATTTGTATTAGATTTTGTATGTATTATGCCAGGTGTTCCAAAAGCAAAAGTGAAATCAAGAATTGTTTTGACTCCACAACATGCTAAAAGGTTACTCAAAGCGTTGGGTGAAAATATTCACCGTTTTGAAGTAACTCATGGTGAAATCAAAGAGGTTGAACAACCTGCGATTCCCATAAATTTTGGTCCAACTGGACAAGCATAA
- the rpoC gene encoding DNA-directed RNA polymerase subunit beta' produces MMNNRNNKDKNPVKRFDKISIGLASPESILKESRGEVLKPETINYRTHKPERDGLFCERIFGPVKDFECACGKYKRIRYKGIICDRCGVEVTEKKVRRDRVGHINLVVPIAHIWYFRSLPNKIGYILGLPSKKLDMIIYYERYVVIQPGIAKNADGESIERLDFLTEEEYLNILDTLPADNQYLDDFDPNKFVAKMGAECIMDLLARINLDELSYDLRHKANNETSKQRKTEALKRLQVVESFRESTLNRENRPEWMIMKVIPVIPPELRPLVPLDGGRFATSDLNDLYRRVIIRNNRLKRLIEIKAPEVILRNEKRMLQESVDSLFDNTRKASAVKTESNRPLKSLSDSLKGKQGRFRQNLLGKRVDYSARSVIVVGPELKLFECGLPKDMAAELYKPFVIRKLIERGIVKTVKSAKKIIDKKEPVVWDILENVIKGHPVLLNRAPTLHRLGIQAFQPKLIEGKAIQLHPLVCTAFNADFDGDQMAVHLPLGPEAILEAQLLMLASHNILNPANGAPITVPSQDMVLGLYYMTKERLSTPELKILGEGITFYSAEEVNIALNEGRLELNARVKIRAKDFNEAGELVYQIIQTTAGRVLFNEVVPEAAGYINDVLTKKNLRDIIGHVLSSTDVPTTAAFLDNMKDMGYKFAFKGGLSFSLGDIRIPEQKPKLIADAREQVEGISANYNMGLITNNERYNQVIDVWTSANAQLTELAMKNIREDQQGFNSVYMMLDSGARGSKEQIRQLTGMRGLMAKPKKSTAGGGEIIENPILSNFKEGLSILEYFISTHGARKGLADTALKTADAGYLTRRLHDVSQDVIVNIEDCGTLRGIEVSALKKNEEIVESLGERILGRVALQDVINPLTSEILVHAGEQITEALVKGIEASPVEKVEVRSPLVCEATKGICAKCYGRNLATGKMTQRGEAVGVIAAQSIGEPGTQLTLRTFHVGGVAGGISEESSIITRFAGKLEIEDLKTVKGEDSEGNSVDIVVSRSTELKLIDEKTGILLSTNNIPYGSSIFVGDGQSVAKGDVICKWDPYNGVIVSEFTGKIAYEDLEQGQSFMVEIDEQTGFQEKVISESRNKKLIPTLLVYGKEGELIRSYNLPVGAHLMVENGEKIKAGKVLVKIPRRSSKSGDITGGLPRITELLEARNPSNPAVVSEIDGVVSFGKIKRGNREIVIESKFGDIRKYLVKLSSQILVQENDFVRAGVPLSDGAITPDDILRIQGPAAVQQYLVNEIQEVYRLQGVKINDKHFEVVIRQMMRKVRVQDPGDTLFLEDQLIHTKDFIVQNDNLYGMKVVEDAGDSSILKPGQIITPRQLRDENSLLKRTDKNLVVARDVITATATPVLQGITRASLQTKSFISAASFQETTKVLNEAAVAGKVDLLEGLKENVIVGHRIPAGTGMREYDNAIVGSREDYNDMMANKEEYIY; encoded by the coding sequence ATGATGAATAATAGAAATAATAAAGATAAGAATCCTGTAAAAAGATTTGATAAAATTTCAATAGGATTAGCTTCTCCTGAATCGATCTTGAAAGAGTCAAGAGGTGAAGTTTTGAAACCTGAAACTATCAATTACAGAACTCACAAACCAGAGCGCGATGGTCTTTTCTGCGAAAGAATTTTTGGACCAGTTAAAGATTTTGAGTGTGCTTGTGGTAAATATAAAAGAATACGTTACAAAGGAATTATCTGTGACCGTTGTGGTGTAGAAGTTACGGAGAAAAAAGTACGTAGAGATAGAGTAGGACACATCAACCTTGTTGTGCCTATTGCTCACATCTGGTATTTCCGTTCTCTTCCTAATAAAATTGGTTATATCCTTGGTCTTCCATCTAAGAAATTAGATATGATTATCTACTACGAAAGATATGTAGTTATTCAGCCAGGTATTGCTAAAAATGCAGATGGTGAATCTATTGAAAGATTAGATTTCTTGACAGAAGAAGAATATTTGAATATTTTAGATACTCTTCCTGCAGATAATCAATATTTAGATGATTTTGATCCAAATAAATTTGTTGCCAAAATGGGAGCAGAGTGTATTATGGATTTATTGGCTCGTATTAATCTTGACGAATTGTCATATGATTTAAGACATAAAGCGAATAACGAAACATCAAAACAACGTAAAACAGAAGCGTTAAAGAGACTGCAAGTTGTAGAATCTTTCCGTGAGTCTACTTTGAACAGAGAAAATCGTCCAGAATGGATGATTATGAAAGTGATTCCGGTAATTCCACCAGAATTGCGTCCTCTTGTGCCTCTTGATGGAGGTCGTTTTGCAACTTCAGATTTGAATGATTTATACCGTCGTGTAATAATCCGTAACAATCGTTTGAAAAGATTAATCGAGATTAAAGCTCCTGAAGTAATCCTTCGTAACGAAAAACGTATGTTGCAGGAATCTGTAGATTCACTTTTCGATAATACTCGTAAAGCTTCTGCAGTAAAAACGGAATCAAACAGACCTTTGAAATCATTATCTGATTCCTTAAAAGGTAAGCAAGGACGTTTCCGTCAAAATTTACTTGGAAAACGTGTGGATTATTCTGCTCGTTCGGTAATTGTTGTTGGACCTGAATTGAAATTGTTTGAATGTGGTTTGCCAAAAGATATGGCGGCTGAATTGTACAAACCTTTCGTTATCCGTAAATTGATAGAAAGAGGAATTGTAAAAACAGTAAAATCTGCCAAGAAAATAATTGACAAAAAAGAACCGGTTGTATGGGATATCCTTGAAAATGTAATTAAAGGACACCCTGTATTACTAAACCGTGCTCCTACTTTGCACAGATTAGGTATTCAAGCTTTCCAACCAAAATTAATTGAAGGAAAAGCAATCCAATTGCACCCTTTAGTTTGTACTGCATTTAATGCGGATTTTGATGGGGATCAAATGGCGGTTCACTTACCATTAGGACCGGAGGCTATTTTGGAAGCACAATTGTTAATGTTGGCTTCTCACAATATCTTGAACCCTGCAAATGGTGCACCGATTACAGTACCTTCTCAAGACATGGTACTTGGTCTTTATTATATGACCAAAGAGCGTTTGTCTACACCAGAGCTTAAAATTTTAGGAGAAGGAATTACATTCTATTCTGCTGAAGAGGTTAATATCGCATTGAACGAAGGAAGATTAGAATTGAATGCTCGTGTGAAAATTAGAGCTAAAGATTTTAATGAAGCTGGAGAATTAGTGTATCAAATTATCCAAACAACTGCTGGACGTGTATTGTTTAATGAAGTAGTACCTGAAGCAGCTGGATATATCAATGATGTATTGACTAAGAAAAACTTAAGAGACATTATCGGACACGTATTAAGTTCGACTGATGTTCCTACAACAGCAGCTTTCTTGGACAATATGAAAGATATGGGTTATAAATTTGCATTCAAAGGAGGATTGTCATTCTCTCTTGGTGATATTAGAATCCCAGAACAAAAACCAAAATTAATTGCAGATGCCAGAGAGCAAGTTGAAGGTATTTCTGCAAATTATAACATGGGGCTTATTACCAATAACGAACGTTACAACCAAGTTATTGATGTATGGACTTCAGCAAATGCTCAATTGACAGAGTTGGCAATGAAAAACATTAGAGAAGACCAACAAGGTTTCAACTCTGTGTATATGATGCTTGATTCTGGAGCAAGGGGTTCCAAAGAACAAATTCGTCAGTTAACCGGTATGCGTGGTTTGATGGCTAAGCCTAAAAAATCTACCGCTGGTGGTGGTGAAATTATTGAAAACCCGATTCTTTCTAACTTTAAGGAAGGTCTTTCTATCCTTGAGTACTTTATCTCTACTCACGGTGCTCGTAAAGGTCTTGCGGATACGGCTTTGAAAACGGCCGATGCTGGATACTTAACTAGAAGATTACATGACGTTTCTCAAGATGTTATTGTTAACATCGAGGATTGTGGTACTCTTAGAGGTATTGAAGTTTCTGCTTTGAAGAAAAATGAGGAAATTGTTGAATCATTAGGAGAAAGAATCTTAGGACGTGTTGCATTGCAAGATGTAATTAATCCTTTAACAAGTGAGATTTTAGTTCATGCTGGTGAGCAAATCACAGAAGCATTAGTGAAAGGTATCGAAGCTTCTCCAGTGGAGAAAGTAGAAGTGCGTTCACCATTAGTTTGTGAGGCTACTAAAGGTATTTGTGCTAAATGTTATGGTAGAAACTTAGCTACTGGTAAAATGACTCAAAGAGGTGAGGCAGTTGGTGTAATTGCAGCACAGTCTATTGGTGAGCCTGGTACACAGTTGACATTACGTACTTTCCACGTTGGAGGGGTTGCAGGAGGTATTTCTGAAGAATCTAGTATTATAACTCGTTTTGCGGGTAAACTGGAAATCGAAGATTTAAAAACTGTTAAAGGTGAAGACAGTGAAGGTAATTCAGTAGATATTGTAGTTTCTCGTTCAACAGAATTAAAATTAATTGACGAAAAAACAGGTATTTTATTAAGTACCAATAATATTCCTTACGGTTCAAGTATTTTTGTAGGTGACGGTCAGTCAGTTGCCAAAGGAGATGTGATCTGTAAATGGGATCCATATAATGGGGTTATTGTTTCTGAGTTTACCGGTAAAATTGCTTATGAAGATTTAGAGCAAGGACAATCGTTCATGGTTGAGATTGATGAGCAAACTGGTTTCCAAGAAAAAGTAATTTCTGAGTCAAGAAACAAAAAATTAATTCCAACTTTATTGGTTTACGGTAAAGAAGGAGAGTTAATCCGTTCTTACAACTTACCGGTTGGAGCTCACTTGATGGTTGAAAACGGGGAGAAAATTAAAGCTGGTAAAGTTTTGGTTAAAATTCCACGTCGTTCATCTAAATCTGGGGATATTACAGGAGGTTTACCAAGAATTACAGAGTTGTTAGAGGCTCGTAATCCTTCAAACCCAGCTGTAGTTTCAGAGATTGATGGTGTTGTTTCTTTTGGAAAAATTAAAAGAGGTAACCGTGAAATCGTTATTGAGTCTAAATTTGGTGATATTAGAAAATACTTGGTTAAATTATCAAGTCAAATTTTAGTACAAGAAAATGACTTCGTAAGAGCGGGTGTTCCTTTGTCTGATGGTGCAATTACTCCAGATGATATTTTGAGAATTCAAGGACCTGCTGCTGTTCAACAGTATTTAGTGAATGAAATTCAAGAGGTATACCGTCTTCAAGGGGTAAAAATCAACGACAAGCACTTTGAAGTAGTAATACGTCAAATGATGCGTAAAGTTAGAGTTCAAGATCCAGGAGATACTTTATTCTTAGAAGATCAATTGATTCATACCAAAGATTTTATCGTTCAAAACGATAATTTATATGGAATGAAAGTAGTTGAAGATGCTGGAGATTCAAGTATTTTAAAACCAGGTCAAATCATAACGCCACGTCAGTTGCGTGATGAGAATTCATTATTGAAGCGTACAGATAAAAACCTTGTTGTGGCACGTGATGTAATTACAGCAACTGCAACACCTGTATTACAAGGTATTACTAGAGCTTCTCTTCAAACTAAATCATTTATTTCTGCTGCTTCTTTCCAAGAAACAACAAAAGTATTAAACGAAGCTGCCGTTGCAGGTAAAGTTGATTTATTAGAAGGATTGAAAGAAAATGTAATTGTAGGACATAGAATCCCAGCCGGTACCGGTATGAGAGAATATGATAATGCAATTGTAGGATCTAGAGAAGATTATAATGATATGATGGCTAATAAAGAAGAATATATTTATTAA